In Pontiella desulfatans, one DNA window encodes the following:
- a CDS encoding alpha-L-fucosidase, with product MTTTTSLSMALLLGAAAAFAAEGIDIEQFFSNKREYNKKVGREFDPGKYTKRFAELDKNGDNLLSADEWNPRTGAPAPKVSAQPLYPEPEKDPKWFVESMKKRDQRLEWYKEAKFGMFVHWGVYSVLAGEWDGEVSTGYSEHILRSHKIPLDNYATDVAAQFNPVKFNADEWIRLCKAAGMKYFVITAKHHDGLAMWPSDVNEWDIDDATPFKRDPLAELRDACKKHGVHFGFYYSQAQDWSHPGGQRNTWDFPHHPTERSNWYNLQKHADHIARSEQYIKEKSIPQMLEIINRYQPEIIWFDTPGWVPLYQNQMVLKALRKADPNIVVSGRIGYGLGDYASTCDQPDDIQPYHKEHDVWEGIPTTNLSYGYHAKDKSHKPASFFIRLLARTAECGGNMLMNVGPMGNGLIAPEDVEILKGIGKWMDVNGESIYGTTHTPLPPQTFGHVSRKGNKLYLHVFRWPTDGQITLAGLTTPISKASLLANGAALKFARSGSNDWKIDAPEKPLDPVNTVIVVETDGEPAGIEDDETILLVSNMPSQRLHVFESKFEGGLKWGHGSPRDNGVVGWNKKAMNDGKVTWNLRVEEPINLVLDLVYVAVEGRHGGSYAVSVDGQKFTGIVKTQPKPDHDKKVKYVPHELGTVHLDPGNHTITITGENITDKELFMPSSIELRRP from the coding sequence ATGACGACGACCACCAGCCTTAGCATGGCCTTGTTGCTTGGTGCCGCCGCTGCCTTTGCGGCGGAAGGAATTGATATCGAGCAGTTCTTTTCCAACAAACGCGAATACAACAAAAAGGTCGGCCGCGAGTTCGACCCGGGAAAATACACCAAACGGTTTGCCGAACTCGACAAGAACGGCGACAACCTGCTGTCGGCCGACGAATGGAATCCCCGCACCGGAGCCCCTGCCCCGAAAGTTTCCGCCCAACCCCTCTATCCCGAACCCGAAAAAGACCCGAAATGGTTTGTCGAATCGATGAAAAAGCGCGACCAGCGGCTGGAATGGTATAAGGAAGCCAAGTTCGGCATGTTTGTCCACTGGGGCGTTTATTCTGTCCTAGCGGGCGAATGGGACGGAGAGGTTTCCACTGGCTATTCCGAGCATATCCTGCGCTCGCATAAAATCCCGCTCGATAACTACGCGACCGATGTCGCAGCCCAATTCAACCCGGTTAAATTCAATGCCGACGAATGGATCCGGCTCTGCAAGGCCGCCGGCATGAAATATTTCGTGATCACCGCCAAGCACCACGACGGCCTCGCCATGTGGCCCTCAGATGTCAACGAGTGGGATATTGACGACGCGACCCCGTTCAAGCGCGACCCGCTGGCCGAGCTGCGCGACGCGTGCAAGAAACACGGCGTCCACTTCGGCTTCTACTATTCCCAGGCGCAGGACTGGTCGCACCCCGGTGGGCAGCGCAACACCTGGGACTTCCCGCACCACCCCACGGAACGGAGCAATTGGTACAACCTACAAAAGCATGCCGACCACATCGCCCGCTCCGAACAGTACATCAAGGAAAAGTCGATTCCCCAAATGCTCGAAATCATCAACCGCTACCAGCCGGAGATCATCTGGTTCGACACCCCCGGCTGGGTTCCGCTCTACCAAAACCAGATGGTGCTCAAGGCGCTGCGGAAGGCCGATCCGAACATCGTGGTCAGCGGCCGCATCGGCTACGGTCTAGGCGACTATGCCTCCACCTGCGACCAGCCCGACGACATCCAGCCCTACCACAAGGAGCACGACGTCTGGGAAGGCATCCCCACCACCAACCTCTCCTACGGCTACCACGCCAAAGACAAGAGCCACAAGCCGGCCTCCTTCTTCATCCGCCTGCTGGCGCGCACCGCCGAGTGCGGCGGCAACATGCTCATGAACGTCGGCCCCATGGGCAACGGGCTGATTGCGCCCGAGGATGTCGAAATCCTCAAAGGCATCGGCAAGTGGATGGACGTGAACGGCGAATCCATCTATGGCACCACACACACGCCGCTTCCGCCGCAAACCTTCGGCCATGTTTCGCGCAAGGGCAACAAGCTCTACCTGCACGTCTTCCGCTGGCCGACCGATGGGCAAATCACCTTGGCCGGGCTTACAACGCCGATCAGCAAGGCCTCGCTCTTGGCCAACGGCGCAGCACTGAAGTTTGCCCGCAGCGGTTCCAACGACTGGAAGATCGATGCCCCCGAAAAACCGCTCGACCCCGTCAACACGGTCATCGTGGTTGAAACCGACGGCGAACCGGCCGGCATCGAAGACGACGAAACCATCCTGCTGGTTTCCAACATGCCCTCCCAACGCCTGCACGTTTTTGAATCCAAGTTTGAAGGCGGCCTGAAGTGGGGACACGGAAGCCCGCGCGACAACGGCGTGGTCGGCTGGAACAAGAAGGCGATGAACGACGGAAAGGTCACCTGGAACCTCCGGGTCGAAGAGCCGATCAATCTGGTGCTCGACCTCGTTTATGTGGCCGTTGAAGGCCGGCATGGCGGCAGCTATGCCGTATCGGTGGACGGACAAAAATTTACCGGCATCGTTAAAACCCAGCCGAAACCGGATCACGACAAAAAGGTGAAATATGTTCCGCACGAACTTGGAACCGTCCACCTCGATCCCGGCAACCACACCATCACGATCACCGGAGAAAACATCACCGACAAGGAACTCTTCATGCCAAGCAGCATCGAGCTGCGTAGACCGTAA